The Chloroflexaceae bacterium genome has a segment encoding these proteins:
- a CDS encoding flippase-like domain-containing protein produces MPAFRWKLFISALVSMAILVLAYLNRAWIVEAFRLLDEARPLWLALSIILIGASYLISAQVFNIVLRSLGYRIGTLRLWATALVAIVISQSVPAGGLGSYAFLITNFTRRGISPGESALIASLETLSYAIAMLLVFTFSLIYLALHGLDATIASLVAALVAVTVIGSAIYLLTRPEAVLRRWITRLQLGIGRIFGQRWTGARAARIVADLTRARGLLASRRRDVILLVLVQFTALSGHSLAMLAVLVSLGVSASFGMMLAAFGIALVTSTFNVLPGGGGTVEAALVAVLTQLGVGPAALPAAIIFRLFNFWLLTPVAMACYHWLMHEPVTPLVSSTAARVEPHAHVEH; encoded by the coding sequence ATGCCCGCGTTTCGCTGGAAGCTCTTCATCAGCGCCCTCGTCAGCATGGCCATTCTGGTCCTTGCCTACCTGAACCGGGCCTGGATCGTCGAAGCCTTCCGCCTGCTCGATGAGGCGCGCCCCCTCTGGCTCGCGCTCTCGATAATCCTGATCGGCGCCAGTTACCTGATCAGTGCACAGGTCTTCAATATTGTGCTCCGCTCGCTGGGCTATCGCATCGGGACGCTCCGGCTCTGGGCCACGGCGCTGGTGGCGATCGTGATCAGCCAGTCGGTGCCCGCCGGGGGCCTTGGTAGTTATGCCTTTCTAATAACCAATTTCACCCGGCGGGGCATTTCACCTGGCGAGTCGGCGCTGATCGCCTCGCTCGAGACTCTGAGCTACGCCATTGCTATGCTCCTCGTCTTTACCTTCAGTCTGATCTACCTGGCTCTCCACGGCCTTGACGCCACCATCGCCAGCCTGGTGGCGGCCCTGGTGGCGGTGACGGTGATCGGGAGCGCAATCTACCTCCTGACCCGCCCCGAGGCGGTGCTGCGGCGCTGGATCACTCGCCTGCAACTGGGTATCGGCCGGATCTTCGGCCAGCGCTGGACGGGGGCTAGAGCCGCCCGCATTGTCGCTGACCTGACCCGCGCGCGGGGCTTGCTCGCCAGCCGACGCCGCGATGTCATCTTGCTGGTGCTGGTTCAGTTCACGGCCCTGAGCGGTCATAGTCTGGCGATGCTGGCCGTCCTTGTCAGCCTGGGGGTCAGCGCCAGCTTCGGGATGATGCTGGCGGCCTTTGGCATTGCCCTGGTCACGTCAACCTTTAATGTCCTGCCCGGCGGCGGCGGGACGGTGGAGGCGGCGCTGGTCGCCGTACTTACCCAGCTTGGCGTCGGACCGGCGGCCCTCCCGGCGGCGATCATCTTTCGCCTCTTCAATTTCTGGCTGCTCACTCCGGTAGCGATGGCCTGCTACCACTGGCTGATGCACGAACCGGTGACGCCCCTTGTGTCGAGCACCGCCGCGCGGGTGGAGCCCCATGCGCACGTGGAGCATTGA
- a CDS encoding EAL domain-containing protein, translated as MPVSSARIIVVDDEAPLRALLMRFLQLEHFEVLSAANGAEALTLIAEQQPDLVLLDLNMPVMSGFEVLQRLKADPASREVPVIVVSSDGDVEQIATCLKLGADDYLPKPFHPTILSARVGVCLERRQWQLQQRDYQAQLERRVKVHSALAAQHAEARAQSDAALQRQTAILQSVFVTLSEGVVVVDANGSLIHHNPAASRILGTWLETLSEPGNAISPEEDPRAFLRLLLSGAIQGNEVDGREVYLPDAADGQWLNVSARPLRNQDGAITGGVMVVRDISASKRAELALRESEERYALAARGANDGLWDWDLRTNKIYYSPRWKSMLGYSEKDLGNDPAEWFERVHPEDRERLEIHLQAHFRRLITHFQHEYRIKASDHSYRWMLCRGLAVWDENGVATRIVGSQTDITDRKRAEERLLHDALHDGLTGLPNRVLFLDRLKHAITRSRRDGGRSFAVMFLDLDRFKVINDSLGHSAGDALLEAIARRLEQSLRPGDTAARLGGDEFAILLEDIGDSAAALAIAERIQQVIATPVNLGDREMFTTASIGITLYQQVYDSATDMIRDADTAMYHAKMRGKACAVVFNPTMHAAAMEQLQLETALRWAIERNELRLHYQPIVDLRTQKIEGFEALVRWEHPQRGLLYPSEFITIAEETGLIVQIGWWVLREACRQVKVWKQTIPGAEKLWVTVNLSARQLIQPEVAQIVLGTLAEFELPAHALKLEITETALVNSNQETREQLARLRAAGVKICIDDFGTGYSSLSYLQRLPVDILKIDRSFVQAIEDAGSHSAIVGNIIALAHVLGLDAVAEGTETLAQLQRLRELQCTYGQGWLFSKPLNPMDAAGLLG; from the coding sequence ATGCCCGTTTCTTCAGCCCGGATTATTGTCGTAGATGATGAGGCGCCACTGCGCGCCCTGTTAATGCGCTTCCTGCAGCTTGAGCATTTTGAGGTGTTAAGCGCCGCAAACGGCGCGGAGGCCCTGACCCTGATTGCCGAACAGCAGCCGGATCTGGTGCTCCTCGACCTGAACATGCCGGTGATGAGCGGCTTTGAGGTATTACAACGACTCAAGGCCGATCCGGCCAGTCGGGAGGTGCCGGTGATTGTGGTGTCATCTGATGGGGACGTCGAGCAGATTGCCACCTGTTTGAAGCTTGGAGCGGACGATTATTTACCCAAACCCTTTCATCCGACCATTCTCAGCGCGCGGGTTGGCGTATGCCTGGAACGCCGGCAGTGGCAACTCCAGCAACGAGACTACCAGGCGCAACTCGAACGCCGGGTGAAGGTGCACTCGGCGCTGGCTGCGCAGCACGCCGAGGCGCGCGCCCAGTCCGACGCGGCGCTCCAGCGGCAGACCGCTATTCTCCAGTCGGTCTTCGTCACACTGAGCGAGGGCGTGGTGGTCGTTGACGCTAATGGCTCCCTGATCCACCATAATCCAGCCGCCTCGCGAATCCTCGGGACCTGGCTGGAGACATTGTCTGAACCAGGGAACGCCATCTCGCCTGAAGAGGATCCCAGAGCATTCCTTCGGTTGCTCCTGTCGGGCGCGATCCAGGGCAACGAGGTGGACGGGCGCGAAGTCTACCTGCCGGACGCCGCTGACGGTCAGTGGCTGAACGTATCGGCGCGACCCCTACGGAATCAGGACGGAGCAATCACCGGCGGAGTGATGGTGGTGCGCGACATCAGCGCCAGCAAGCGCGCTGAACTGGCGCTGCGCGAGAGCGAGGAGCGCTACGCTCTGGCGGCCCGCGGCGCCAATGACGGGCTGTGGGACTGGGATCTGCGCACCAATAAGATTTACTATTCGCCCCGCTGGAAAAGCATGCTCGGCTACAGCGAAAAGGACCTGGGCAACGATCCCGCCGAGTGGTTCGAGCGGGTCCATCCTGAAGATCGGGAGCGGCTGGAGATCCACCTGCAAGCCCACTTCCGTCGGCTGATCACCCATTTTCAGCACGAGTATCGCATCAAGGCCAGCGATCACAGCTACCGCTGGATGCTCTGCCGCGGCCTCGCCGTGTGGGACGAGAACGGAGTGGCGACGCGTATCGTCGGCTCGCAGACCGACATTACCGACCGCAAGCGCGCCGAAGAGCGCCTGTTGCACGACGCCCTCCATGACGGTCTGACCGGTCTGCCCAACCGCGTGTTGTTTCTCGACCGGCTAAAGCACGCCATCACGCGCAGCCGGCGCGACGGGGGCCGCTCCTTCGCAGTCATGTTTCTCGATCTCGACCGCTTCAAGGTGATCAACGACAGCCTGGGCCACAGCGCCGGTGACGCGCTGCTGGAAGCCATCGCCCGCCGTCTGGAGCAAAGCCTGCGTCCGGGTGACACCGCAGCGCGTCTGGGTGGCGATGAGTTCGCCATTCTGCTCGAAGATATCGGCGACAGTGCGGCGGCCCTGGCAATTGCCGAGCGCATCCAGCAGGTCATCGCGACCCCGGTGAACCTCGGCGATCGCGAGATGTTTACGACAGCCAGTATCGGCATCACCCTCTACCAGCAGGTCTACGACTCGGCTACGGATATGATCCGTGACGCCGATACCGCCATGTACCACGCCAAGATGCGCGGCAAGGCCTGTGCGGTGGTGTTCAACCCGACCATGCACGCGGCGGCGATGGAACAACTTCAACTCGAAACAGCGCTCCGTTGGGCTATCGAGCGGAATGAACTACGTTTGCATTATCAGCCAATTGTTGATCTGCGGACACAGAAGATCGAGGGATTCGAAGCCCTGGTGCGCTGGGAGCACCCGCAGCGGGGATTGCTCTACCCGTCAGAGTTTATCACAATTGCCGAAGAGACAGGACTGATCGTGCAGATTGGCTGGTGGGTGCTCCGCGAAGCCTGCCGCCAGGTAAAGGTCTGGAAGCAAACCATTCCCGGCGCCGAGAAGCTGTGGGTAACGGTGAACCTCTCGGCCCGGCAGCTCATCCAACCCGAAGTGGCGCAGATCGTCCTGGGAACCCTTGCCGAGTTTGAACTTCCGGCGCATGCGCTGAAGCTTGAGATTACCGAAACGGCGCTGGTGAACTCTAACCAGGAGACGCGGGAACAACTGGCGCGGCTGCGCGCCGCAGGGGTCAAAATCTGTATTGATGATTTCGGCACCGGCTATTCGTCGCTCAGCTACCTCCAACGCCTTCCGGTAGATATTCTGAAGATCGATCGCTCTTTCGTGCAAGCAATTGAGGACGCCGGAAGCCATAGCGCAATCGTAGGCAACATTATCGCCCTGGCGCATGTGCTGGGTCTGGATGCCGTCGCCGAGGGAACCGAAACCCTGGCCCAACTGCAACGCCTGCGCGAACTGCAGTGCACCTACGGTCAGGGCTGGCTCTTTTCGAAACCGCTGAACCCGATGGACGCAGCAGGGTTGTTGGGGTGA
- a CDS encoding aminotransferase class I/II-fold pyridoxal phosphate-dependent enzyme: protein MGPFDPIAHGALDHAELAALGLRAEELLDFSSNINPFGPPAAARAALASLDVAPYPDRSCHWLRVALAARHGCPPESILVGNGANELIHLVARALLRPNDTTLLVGPSYGEYLYASRLAGAHMVELRTRYGEGFRPDLDALTTVISSARPRLTWLCLPNNPTGVDLPAATINALGEACMAYGGLLVLDRAYALLRRHGWGALDELAGAPPGQIHVYSLTKAYALAGLRLGYLIAAPELAARIGAYQPAWSVNSAAQAAGLAALGDDAFLGTTLPRLWAASDALRADLLGLGLDVWRDTLPFMLVRTGDGAATRTALLRRGCVVRDCASFGLPEWVRVAPRHPDDNARLLAAWKESLCPPR from the coding sequence ATGGGTCCATTCGACCCCATAGCGCACGGCGCGCTCGACCATGCCGAGCTGGCGGCGCTCGGTCTCCGGGCGGAAGAACTGCTGGATTTCAGCAGTAACATTAATCCCTTCGGGCCGCCTGCGGCGGCGCGTGCCGCTCTGGCGAGCCTCGATGTCGCTCCCTATCCTGACCGTAGTTGTCACTGGCTGCGCGTCGCCCTCGCCGCGCGCCATGGCTGCCCGCCTGAGTCGATCCTGGTTGGCAACGGAGCCAACGAGTTGATCCATCTGGTAGCCCGCGCCCTGCTCCGGCCCAACGACACCACGCTCCTGGTCGGGCCGAGCTACGGCGAGTACCTTTATGCCAGCCGGCTGGCCGGCGCGCACATGGTCGAGTTGCGAACTCGCTACGGGGAGGGCTTCCGGCCCGACCTCGACGCCCTGACCACGGTAATTAGCAGCGCGCGCCCGCGCCTCACCTGGCTCTGCCTGCCCAACAATCCCACCGGCGTTGATCTTCCTGCTGCAACGATCAACGCCCTGGGAGAGGCCTGCATGGCCTACGGCGGCCTGCTGGTCCTCGACCGGGCCTACGCCCTGCTGCGCCGCCATGGCTGGGGCGCGCTCGATGAGCTGGCCGGCGCGCCGCCGGGCCAGATCCACGTCTATTCGCTCACCAAAGCCTATGCGCTGGCCGGGCTGCGCCTGGGCTACCTGATCGCCGCCCCGGAACTGGCGGCGCGCATCGGCGCGTACCAGCCCGCCTGGAGCGTCAACAGCGCCGCCCAGGCCGCTGGCCTGGCCGCCCTCGGTGACGATGCCTTTCTTGGAACCACGTTGCCCCGCCTGTGGGCGGCCAGCGATGCCCTGCGCGCCGATCTGCTCGGCCTTGGTCTCGACGTGTGGCGCGACACGCTGCCCTTTATGCTTGTGCGCACCGGCGACGGCGCGGCAACGCGGACGGCCCTGCTGCGGCGTGGCTGTGTCGTGCGCGATTGCGCCTCCTTCGGCCTTCCCGAATGGGTGCGTGTCGCTCCCCGCCATCCCGATGACAATGCCCGCCTCCTCGCGGCCTGGAAGGAGAGTCTATGCCCGCCCCGGTGA
- a CDS encoding flavodoxin domain-containing protein: MSQRVLVAYATKYGSTAEIAERIGQTLRRAGLEVDVAEITPTLNPMPYTAVVVGSAVYTGVWLKPAVEFLQGFSEALSRRPVWLFSSGPTGEGDPVVLLKGWRVPEGQRRLVERIQPRDIAVFHGNIDPDRLNLTEKMLINVIKAPTGDFRNWEAIETWAGGIAAALA; encoded by the coding sequence ATGTCTCAGCGTGTGCTTGTAGCCTACGCGACCAAATACGGCTCAACCGCCGAGATCGCCGAACGTATCGGCCAGACTCTGCGCCGGGCCGGTCTGGAAGTGGATGTCGCCGAGATTACGCCAACCCTGAACCCTATGCCCTATACTGCCGTTGTCGTTGGCAGCGCCGTCTATACCGGCGTCTGGCTCAAACCGGCGGTTGAGTTCCTGCAAGGGTTTAGCGAGGCCCTGTCCAGACGACCGGTGTGGCTCTTCTCCAGCGGGCCAACCGGTGAAGGCGATCCTGTCGTCTTGCTCAAGGGCTGGCGCGTTCCCGAAGGGCAGCGCCGCCTGGTCGAGCGCATCCAGCCGCGCGATATTGCCGTGTTTCACGGGAACATTGATCCCGACCGGTTGAACCTGACCGAAAAGATGCTGATCAACGTTATCAAAGCCCCCACCGGCGATTTCCGCAACTGGGAGGCCATCGAAACCTGGGCTGGCGGCATCGCCGCCGCCCTCGCGTGA
- a CDS encoding acylphosphatase, protein MEQVRARVVISGRVQGVGFRAYTRTRARSLGVKGWVRNLPDGRVEAVFEGTRAAVQQMVSWCYSGPGSAVVEKVNVTWEPATGKEGEFHIAW, encoded by the coding sequence ATGGAACAGGTACGGGCGCGCGTAGTGATTTCCGGCCGGGTTCAGGGCGTTGGCTTCCGGGCGTATACACGCACCCGCGCCCGTAGCCTTGGGGTAAAGGGATGGGTGCGCAATCTGCCCGATGGCCGGGTCGAGGCGGTGTTTGAGGGCACGCGCGCGGCCGTACAGCAAATGGTAAGCTGGTGCTACAGCGGCCCCGGATCCGCTGTGGTAGAAAAAGTAAATGTCACCTGGGAACCGGCTACCGGAAAAGAAGGCGAATTTCACATTGCCTGGTAG
- a CDS encoding cation-transporting P-type ATPase, with protein sequence MNATLLQVPWHHLPLDEVIDLLETHPQRGLDVFAVRRRQEQFGPNVITRRRGKSPLVRFLSQFHNPLIYILLVASVITLVLKDAIDAGIIFGVVLVNAILGYLQESRSERAIEALAQTMVTEATVVRAGATTRISATDLTPGDLVLLQAGDKVPADLRLIRARELQIAEAALTGESAPVAKVAEVVLERDTPLADRRNMAYASTLVTYGQGAGIVVAIGNATEVGRISRLIATAEELQTPLTRKIARFSLVLLYLILALAGLSILVEALRGRPLIDALMAAIALSVSAIPEGLPAAVTVTLAIGVSRMARRRAIIRKLPAVETLGSTTVICSDKTGTLTQNQMTVQRIVVNGACFEVTGAGYRPEGSITHHGQPIDPAAFPALLECLRAGLLCNDSQLVEEQGRWEVQGDPTEGALLVAAMKAGLRPDEQRAALPRLDAIPFESQHQYMATLHDVGQTHLVYIKGALETLLPRCRAMLDAGGNETALDGPGVQRQAEAMAADGLRVLACARRAVPATLTRLAHADVAADLIFLGLQGMADPPRPEAIAAVQACQRAGIQVKMITGDHALTAVAIARQIGIDGPADTSAGPSALTGKELAALSDEELIAAVNRAVVFARVTPEQKLRLVEALQARGHVVAMTGDGVNDAPALKQADIGVAMGLSGTDVAKEAADMVLTDDNFATIAAAVEEGRGVFDNLTKIIAWTLPTNLGEGLIILTAVVAGLSLPILPIQILWINMTTVAVLGLVLALEQKEPDIMHRMPRRPDAPILTPELLWRILIVGLLILAGAFGLFEWEQARGAALAEARTVAVNVVVFVEVFYLFNCRSLTRSMFSIGVFSNRWLIVGVLVMVLLQLLFTYAPVMHRIMGSAPLDMDAWGRVLAVGVITYTIIEIEKWLRRQFARRHALTRLPRRV encoded by the coding sequence GTGAACGCCACACTCCTGCAGGTTCCCTGGCATCACCTGCCGCTTGATGAGGTCATTGACCTGCTTGAAACCCACCCGCAGCGCGGCCTGGATGTCTTTGCCGTCAGGCGCCGGCAGGAACAGTTCGGGCCAAACGTTATCACCCGGCGGCGCGGCAAAAGCCCCCTGGTACGCTTCCTGTCGCAGTTTCACAATCCGCTGATCTACATTCTCCTCGTCGCCAGCGTCATTACCCTGGTGCTCAAAGATGCCATTGACGCGGGGATCATCTTCGGGGTGGTCCTGGTAAACGCCATTCTCGGCTATCTCCAGGAGTCGCGCTCGGAGCGAGCCATTGAGGCCCTGGCGCAAACGATGGTCACCGAAGCCACCGTGGTGCGGGCGGGCGCCACCACCCGCATCTCCGCCACCGACCTGACGCCGGGCGATCTCGTGCTTCTGCAGGCCGGCGACAAGGTTCCCGCCGACCTGCGGCTCATCCGCGCCCGTGAACTGCAGATCGCCGAGGCCGCCCTGACCGGCGAGTCGGCGCCGGTGGCGAAGGTGGCGGAGGTGGTTCTGGAGCGCGACACGCCCCTCGCCGACCGGCGCAACATGGCCTATGCCTCCACGCTGGTAACCTATGGCCAGGGCGCCGGGATCGTCGTGGCGATCGGCAACGCCACCGAGGTCGGGCGGATCTCCCGCCTGATTGCCACCGCCGAGGAGCTGCAAACGCCCCTCACCCGCAAGATTGCCCGCTTCAGTCTGGTGCTGCTGTACCTGATCCTGGCCCTGGCCGGGCTGAGCATTCTCGTCGAGGCGCTGCGGGGCCGGCCGCTGATTGACGCCCTGATGGCTGCGATTGCCCTCTCGGTGAGCGCCATTCCCGAAGGTCTGCCCGCTGCGGTGACGGTCACCCTGGCCATCGGCGTCTCGCGGATGGCCCGTCGCCGGGCGATCATCCGCAAGCTCCCGGCGGTGGAGACCCTCGGCAGCACGACAGTGATTTGCTCTGACAAGACCGGCACCCTCACCCAGAACCAGATGACCGTTCAGCGGATCGTGGTGAACGGAGCCTGTTTCGAGGTCACCGGAGCGGGCTACCGGCCCGAGGGCAGCATAACCCATCACGGTCAGCCCATTGACCCCGCCGCCTTCCCGGCCCTGCTGGAGTGCCTGCGAGCCGGGCTGCTATGCAATGACAGCCAGCTCGTCGAGGAGCAGGGCCGCTGGGAGGTGCAGGGCGACCCGACCGAGGGGGCGCTGCTGGTGGCGGCGATGAAGGCCGGGCTGCGCCCGGATGAGCAACGCGCCGCGCTGCCCCGCCTGGACGCCATTCCGTTCGAGTCGCAGCATCAGTATATGGCCACCCTTCACGACGTTGGCCAGACGCATCTGGTTTACATAAAAGGCGCGCTCGAGACCCTGTTGCCCCGCTGTCGGGCGATGCTCGATGCAGGTGGAAACGAGACGGCCCTGGATGGCCCCGGCGTGCAGCGGCAGGCGGAAGCCATGGCTGCCGACGGCTTGCGCGTGCTGGCTTGCGCCCGACGCGCCGTTCCTGCCACGCTGACCCGGCTTGCCCATGCCGACGTTGCCGCGGACCTGATCTTCCTTGGCCTCCAGGGTATGGCCGATCCGCCGCGGCCAGAGGCCATCGCGGCAGTGCAAGCCTGCCAGCGGGCGGGCATCCAGGTCAAAATGATCACCGGCGATCATGCCCTGACCGCCGTGGCCATTGCCCGACAGATCGGCATTGACGGCCCCGCCGACACGTCGGCGGGGCCGTCCGCGCTCACCGGCAAGGAACTGGCGGCCCTCAGCGACGAGGAACTCATTGCAGCAGTGAATCGCGCCGTGGTGTTTGCCCGCGTCACCCCGGAGCAGAAACTGCGCCTGGTTGAGGCCCTGCAGGCGCGGGGCCACGTGGTGGCAATGACCGGCGATGGGGTCAACGACGCGCCAGCGCTCAAACAGGCCGATATTGGCGTCGCGATGGGGTTGAGCGGCACCGACGTGGCCAAAGAGGCCGCCGACATGGTGCTGACCGACGATAATTTTGCCACCATCGCCGCCGCAGTCGAAGAGGGGCGTGGCGTCTTCGACAACCTGACTAAGATCATTGCCTGGACCTTGCCGACCAATCTCGGCGAGGGTCTGATCATCCTGACGGCGGTCGTTGCCGGTCTATCTCTCCCCATCCTGCCGATACAGATCCTCTGGATCAACATGACCACTGTTGCGGTGCTGGGGTTGGTGCTCGCTCTGGAACAGAAAGAACCCGACATCATGCACCGCATGCCGCGCCGCCCCGATGCGCCGATCCTCACGCCGGAACTGCTCTGGCGCATCCTCATTGTAGGTCTCTTAATCCTGGCCGGCGCCTTCGGTCTCTTCGAGTGGGAACAGGCCCGCGGCGCTGCCCTGGCCGAGGCCCGTACCGTGGCGGTCAATGTCGTGGTCTTTGTCGAGGTTTTCTACCTGTTCAACTGTCGCTCGCTCACCCGCTCAATGTTCAGTATCGGCGTCTTCTCGAATCGCTGGCTGATCGTTGGCGTGCTGGTGATGGTGTTGCTACAGCTTCTCTTTACCTACGCGCCAGTGATGCATCGGATCATGGGCAGCGCCCCGCTGGATATGGATGCCTGGGGGCGCGTGCTTGCCGTTGGTGTGATCACCTACACGATCATCGAGATCGAGAAGTGGTTGCGGCGCCAGTTTGCCCGGCGGCATGCCCTCACGCGCCTTCCGCGGCGGGTTTGA
- a CDS encoding cobyric acid synthase, producing the protein MPAPVIMVLGTASSVGKSVLVAALCRIAARRGLRVAPFKAQNMSNNAAVTADGGEIARSTAVQAAAARIQPTVEMNPILIKPEGQRRSQIIVEGRPWRTLDASEYWRRREELWAVVTRNLDCLRARYDLVIAEGAGSPVELNLKPRDIVNARVATYASARTLLVGDIDTGGIFAQLLGTLALLEPEERALVTGLVVNRFRGDPALFADGVRMLEQRSGVPVLGVVPWIDDLGLAEEDGVALERGHGGPDGGLRIAVARVPTIANFDDFDPLARESGVSLRYVDRPEELSGAAAVILPGAKHTLAARRWLRERGFDAALRAFPGAVVGICGGYQLLGARISDPLGVEGSGGEEPGLGLLPVETVFHREKLTVQVVAESLAPWAPGAPLTGYEIHAGRTGVTGGAALARVIRRGAIAGDDLDGCVVEDGRVWGCYIHGIFANTVFRRAWLATLGWQPEEATSGSDPYERLADVVAGALDPRQLDRLLPGG; encoded by the coding sequence ATGCCCGCCCCGGTGATTATGGTCCTCGGCACGGCCTCGTCGGTGGGCAAGAGCGTTCTGGTGGCGGCTCTCTGCCGCATCGCCGCCAGACGCGGGCTGCGGGTCGCGCCCTTCAAGGCCCAGAACATGAGCAACAATGCCGCCGTGACCGCCGATGGCGGCGAGATTGCCCGCAGCACGGCCGTGCAGGCCGCCGCAGCTCGCATTCAGCCCACGGTTGAAATGAACCCCATCCTGATCAAGCCTGAAGGGCAGCGTCGCAGCCAGATCATCGTCGAGGGCCGGCCCTGGCGCACCCTCGACGCCAGCGAGTACTGGCGCCGGCGTGAGGAGTTGTGGGCCGTCGTCACCCGCAACCTCGACTGTCTGCGGGCGCGCTATGATCTGGTCATCGCCGAGGGCGCCGGCAGTCCGGTGGAGTTGAATCTAAAGCCCCGCGACATCGTGAACGCACGTGTGGCTACCTACGCCAGCGCGCGCACCCTGCTCGTCGGCGACATTGACACCGGCGGGATCTTCGCCCAGTTGCTCGGCACGCTGGCCCTGCTGGAGCCGGAGGAGCGCGCCCTGGTCACCGGTCTGGTCGTCAACCGCTTCCGGGGCGATCCGGCCCTCTTCGCCGATGGGGTGCGCATGCTGGAGCAGCGCAGCGGTGTGCCGGTGCTGGGCGTGGTTCCCTGGATCGACGACCTGGGCCTGGCCGAGGAAGATGGTGTGGCCCTCGAACGGGGGCATGGCGGGCCGGACGGCGGCCTGCGCATCGCCGTGGCGCGCGTGCCGACCATCGCTAACTTCGATGACTTCGACCCCCTTGCCCGCGAGTCAGGGGTGAGTCTGCGGTACGTGGACCGGCCGGAGGAACTTTCTGGAGCCGCAGCGGTGATCCTCCCTGGAGCCAAGCACACCCTGGCCGCCCGGCGCTGGCTGCGCGAACGGGGCTTCGATGCCGCGCTGCGCGCCTTCCCCGGCGCGGTGGTCGGCATCTGTGGCGGCTATCAGCTTCTCGGCGCGCGTATCAGCGACCCATTGGGGGTCGAGGGTAGCGGCGGCGAGGAACCTGGCCTGGGGTTGTTGCCTGTCGAGACCGTTTTCCACCGCGAGAAGCTTACTGTCCAGGTCGTCGCCGAGTCCCTGGCGCCCTGGGCCCCTGGCGCGCCCCTTACAGGCTACGAGATCCATGCCGGGCGCACCGGCGTGACCGGCGGCGCGGCCCTGGCCCGCGTCATCCGCCGCGGCGCGATTGCCGGCGATGATCTGGACGGCTGCGTCGTCGAGGATGGCCGGGTCTGGGGTTGCTACATCCACGGCATTTTCGCCAACACAGTCTTTCGCCGCGCCTGGCTCGCCACCCTCGGCTGGCAGCCGGAGGAAGCGACTTCCGGCTCCGACCCCTACGAACGCCTGGCCGACGTTGTCGCCGGCGCCCTCGATCCGCGCCAGCTTGACCGGTTGCTGCCGGGCGGGTAG
- the cobU gene encoding bifunctional adenosylcobinamide kinase/adenosylcobinamide-phosphate guanylyltransferase, translating into MSKIVLFTGGARSGKSACAEQYATGLARPVVYLATAEARDEEMRVRIAHHRARRPSTWRTREAPRQAAPVLATLDPGAVVILDCLSLLVSNLLLDHEDNPQPVIEGEVAGILAQARARELTLIVVTNEVGSGLVPEYPLGRAYRDLLGRANQQVAAAAAEVYLVVCGIPIELKALEAAWVHSTP; encoded by the coding sequence TTGAGCAAGATTGTCCTTTTTACTGGCGGGGCGCGCAGCGGCAAGAGCGCCTGTGCCGAGCAGTACGCCACGGGCCTGGCGCGCCCCGTGGTCTACCTTGCCACCGCCGAGGCCCGCGATGAGGAGATGCGTGTGCGTATCGCCCACCATCGCGCCCGCCGTCCTTCCACCTGGCGCACCCGCGAGGCGCCGCGCCAGGCGGCGCCGGTTCTCGCCACCCTCGATCCCGGCGCCGTCGTCATCCTTGATTGCCTCTCACTGCTGGTCAGCAACTTGCTGCTGGACCACGAAGATAACCCCCAACCCGTGATCGAGGGCGAAGTGGCGGGGATTCTGGCGCAGGCGCGCGCGCGCGAGTTGACCCTGATCGTCGTAACCAACGAAGTCGGTTCGGGGCTTGTGCCTGAGTATCCGCTGGGCAGGGCCTACCGCGACCTGCTCGGACGCGCCAACCAGCAGGTCGCCGCCGCCGCCGCCGAGGTTTATCTGGTGGTCTGCGGCATTCCTATCGAGTTAAAGGCGCTGGAGGCGGCATGGGTCCATTCGACCCCATAG